The Sebastes umbrosus isolate fSebUmb1 chromosome 4, fSebUmb1.pri, whole genome shotgun sequence genome has a window encoding:
- the rad52 gene encoding DNA repair protein RAD52 homolog, giving the protein MMSSNGEERSGSALRCFGQYTYTAEEHQAVHRALRQRLGPEYISSRMAGGGQKVCYVEGHRVIGLANEMFGYNGWSHSISQQNVDFIDHLNGKFYVGVSAFIKVQLKDGSFHEDVGYGVSEGLKSKALSLEKARKEAVTDGMKRALKCFGNALGNCILDKEYLIAINKIPKQPRPPVDPAQTKRSEGEPSVEKARISSLVREQKLVSAAGPGRTPLEPRVLNQNQNYSDVHTPTAAGPADRRSENLDSRPVTDSVDVSGSEVHTDPKQLRKLRQQQLQEKFRREMETRKLQQKQDYAKSEDTEVVIGRGSSGGHEDVPACRDSSSAGHRKPSSRDEHLADDPELWDFTLDGIDALDIPSGSPLSRELRPGTPGNHQMQTRSKTPQRAPGRPPDEGPSYSRGQDRAQHRPQHQNQYQAGPGEAVSPYRHGQNMKKRRLDT; this is encoded by the exons ATGATGTCCAGTAACGGTGAGGAGCGGAGCGGCTCGGCTCTCAGGTGCTTCGGACAG TATACCTACACAGCGGAGGAGCACCAGGCGGTGCACCGAGCTCTGCGACAGAGGCTGGGCCCGGAGTACATCAGCAGCAGGATGGCTGGAGGAGGACAGAAG GTTTGCTATGTTGAAGGGCATCGTGTGATCGGCCTGGCCAACGAGATGTTTGGATACAACGGATGGTCTCACTCCATCTCTCAGCAGAACGTCG ACTTCATCGACCACCTCAACGGGAAGTTCTATGTGGGAGTCAGTGCGTTTATCAAAGTGCAGCTGAAG GACGGGTCGTTCCATGAGGATGTCGGGTACGGAGTCAGTGAAGGACTGAAGTCTAAAGCTCTGTCGCTGGAGAAGGCCAGAAAGGAAGCTGTGACGGACGGCATGAAGAGAGCACTGAA ATGCTTCGGTAACGCTCTTGGAAACTGCATCCTGGATAAAGAATACCTCATAGCCATTAACAAGATCCCCAAACAG CCTCGACCTCCTGTGGACCCGGCCCAGACCAAGCGCTCTGAGGGGGAGCCGTCAGTGGAGAAGGCCCGGATCTCCAGTCTGGTCCGAGAGCAAAAGCTCGTATCTGCGGCGGGTCCTGGCAGGACGCCGCTGGAGCCCAGAGTCCtcaaccagaaccagaactatTCAGACGTTCATACCCCTACAGCTGCTGGCCCCGCTGACAGGAGGAGTGAGAACCTGGACTCCAG ACCCGTCACGGACTCGGTAGACGTCAGCGGGTCTGAAGTGCACACGGACCCCAAACAGCTGAGAAAGctccggcagcagcagcttcaagAGAAGTTccggagagagatggagacccggaagctgcagcagaaacaggATTACGCCAagtctgaggacacagaggtcgTTATTGGACGAGGATCCAGCGGAG GTCATGAAGATGTACCTGCGTGCAGGGACAGCAGCTCAGCTGGACACAGGAAGCCCAGCAGCAGGGACGAGCATCTAGCAG ACGATCCTGAGCTCTGGGATTTCACTCTGGACGGGATCGATGCGCTGGATATCCCTTCAGGCAGCCCGCTCTCCAGAGAACTCCGGCCCGGCACGCCCGGGAATCACCAGATGCAGACGCGAAGTAAGACCCCTCAAAGAGCCCCGGGCAGACCTCCGGACGAGGGCCCTTCGTACAGCCGAGGACAGGACCGGGCTCAGCACAGACCTCAACATCAGAACCAGTATCAGGCCGGACCAG GTGAAGCCGTCAGTCCGTACAGACACGGACAGAACATGAAGAAACGCCGACTGGACACTTGA
- the LOC119486620 gene encoding zinc finger protein 23-like: MSAVVSLREFVNQRLTAAAEEIFRVYESTLVEFQEEIDRQRRLLDLTWKPEVKLHRLELPQQHVWKEEEVLAEQQLCIQERNSSPDQEDPEPPQIKEEQEELCSSEEGEQLVLKQEADAFMLTPADEESEPSEDHTLDFSIRATQSALEEKPLSSMSAQSSVVSEPTSDQQLLSHNSHEAESQDQKGGEPGDSGSTRDAEPEQQNQHHKSKRHTNNVYNPTTATIHRKTHTGTKSFKCDTCQKAFEYKSQFQRHLVIHTGEKPYLCKACGKRFCDISSMKRHMRIHSGEKPYTCKTCGKGFRLNVPLKRHMRTHTGEKPYLCKTCGKIFRCNSALIKHMRTHSGEKPYLCKTCGKSFSDSSSLKRHMSIHTDEKSYACKTCGKDFRLRCHLISHMRTHTGEKPYICKTCGKDFRCSSNLKYHMRTHTGEKPYICKTCGMDFRCSSNLKFHERKHTGEKPYHCSTEDPVLFTKECLEKPDDKCLSCNSTTMSAVVSLREFVNQRLTAAAEEIFRVYESTLVEFQEEIDRQRRLLDLTWKPEVKLHRLELPQQHVWKEEEVLAEQQLCIQERNSSPDQEDPEPPQIKEEQEEVCSSEEGEQLVLKQEADAFMWSPVDEESEPSEDHTLDFSIDGTQSALEEEPLSYMSVHTGTKSFKCDTCQKAFEYKSQFQRHLLIHTGEKPYLCNTCGKGFCDISSLKGHMRIHTDEKSFTCKTCGKAFRHNGNLISHMRIHTGEKPYLCKTCRKRFRFNSALTKHMRTHTGEKPYLCMTCGKSFRDSSSLKRHMSIHTGEKSYACKTCGKDFRCSSNLKDHMRTHTGEKPYICKTCGKDFRCSSNLKFHVRKHTGEKPHHCSTEDPVLDTKIF, translated from the exons ATGTCTGCAGTTGTCAGTCTGAGAGAGTTTGTCAACCAGCgactaactgctgctgctgaagagatATTCAGAGTTTATGAATCCACTCTGGTGGAGTTCCAGGAAGAGATTGATCGTCAGCGCAGACTGTTGGATCTCACCTGGAAACCTGAAGTCAAGTTACACAGGCTCG agctcccacagcaacatgtctggaaggaggaggaggttctggctgagcagcagctctgtATTCAGGAGAGGAACTCCAGTCCGGACCAAGAGGACCCAGAGCCTCCacagattaaagaggaacaggaggaactctgcagcagtgaggagggagagcagctggTACTGAAGCAGGAGGCTGATGCCTTCATGCTGACTCCTGCTGATGAGGAAAGTGAGCCCAGTGAAGACCACACTCTGGACTTTAGTATCCGTGCAACTCAGAGTGCGCTGGAGGAAAAGCCTTTAAGCTCCATGTCAGCTCAAAGCTCTGTAGTATCAGAACCAACCAGtgaccagcagctcctctctcacAACTCTCATGAAGCTGAAAGCCAAGATCAGAAAGGAGGCGAGCCTGGAGACTCAGGATCAACTAGAGATGCAGAACCAGAACAACAGAACCAACATCACAAAAGCAAACGCCACACTAACAATGTATATAACCCAACTACGGCAACGATTCACCGTAAAACTCACACAGGTACAAAGTCTTTCAAATGTGACACGTGTCAGAAAGCTTTCGAATATAAGTCACAGTTTCAGAGACACCTGGTaatccacacaggtgagaagccgtacCTCTGCAAGGCCTGCGGGAAAAGATTCTGTGACATTTCATCAATGAAAAGGCACATGAGAATTCACTCAGGTGAGAAGCCGTATAcctgcaaaacatgtgggaaaggGTTCAGACTTAATGTTCCCTTGAAACGCCACATgagaacccacacaggtgagaagccgtacCTTTGCAAGACCTGCGGGAAAATATTCCGTTGCAATTCAGCATTGATTAAACACATGAGAACTCACTCAGGCGAGAAGCCGTACCTCTGCAAGACCTGCGGCAAAAGTTTCAGTGACAGTTCATCACTTAAAAGGCATATGAGCATCCACACAGATGAGAAGTCATATgcttgcaaaacatgtgggaaagatttCAGACTCAGGTGTCACTTGATAAGCCACATGAGAACTCACACAGGGGAGAAACCGTATatttgcaaaacatgtgggaaagatttCAGATGTAGCAGTAACTTGAAATACCACATgagaacccacacaggtgagaaaccATATATCTGCAAGACATGTGGGATGGATTTCAGATGTAGCAGTAACTTGAAATTCCACGAGAGGAagcacacaggtgagaagccgtatCACTGCAGCACAGAGGATCCAGTTTTATTCACAAAAGAATGTTTAGAAAAGCCAGATGATAAATGC TTGAGCTGTAATTCAACAACAATGTCTGCAGTTGTCAGTCTGAGAGAGTTTGTCAACCAGCgactaactgctgctgctgaagagatATTCAGAGTTTATGAATCCACTCTGGTGGAGTTCCAGGAAGAGATTGATCGTCAGCGCAGACTGTTGGATCTCACCTGGAAACCTGAAGTCAAGTTACACAGGCTCG agctcccacagcaacatgtctggaaggaggaggaggttctggctgagcagcagctctgtATTCAGGAGAGGAACTCCAGTCCGGACCAAGAGGACCCAGAGCCTCCacagattaaagaggaacaggaggaagtctgcagcagtgaggagggagagcagctggTACTGAAGCAGGAGGCTGATGCCTTCATGTGGTCTCCTGTTGATGAGGAAAGTGAGCCCAGTGAAGACCACACTCTGGACTTTAGTATTGATGGAACTCAGAGTGCGCTGGAGGAAGAGCCTTTAAGCTACATGTCAGTTCACACAGGTACAAAGTCTTTTAAATGTGACACGTGTCAGAAAGCTTTCGAATATAAGTCACAGTTTCAGCGACACCTGTTaatccacacaggtgagaagccgtacCTCTGCAACACCTGCGGGAAAGGATTCTGTGACATTTCATCATTGAAAGGgcacatgagaatccacacagaTGAGAAGTCGTTtacttgcaaaacatgtgggaaagctTTCAGACATAATGGTAACTTGATAAGccacatgagaatccacacaggtgagaagccgtacCTTTGCAAGACCTGCAGGAAAAGATTCCGTTTCAATTCAGCATTGACTAAACACATGAGAactcacacaggtgagaagccgtacCTTTGCATGACCTGCGGGAAAAGTTTCCGTGACAGTTCATCACTGAAAAGGCATATGAGcatccacacaggtgagaagtcATATgcttgcaaaacatgtgggaaagatttCAGATGTAGCAGTAACTTGAAAGACCACATgagaacccacacaggtgagaaaccGTATATTTGCAAGACATGTGGGAAGGATTTCAGATGTAGCAGTAACTTGAAATTCCACGTGAGGAagcacacaggtgagaagccgcaTCACTGCAGCACAGAGGATCCAGTTTTAGACACAAAAATTTTTTAG
- the LOC119487312 gene encoding LOW QUALITY PROTEIN: zinc finger protein 37 homolog (The sequence of the model RefSeq protein was modified relative to this genomic sequence to represent the inferred CDS: inserted 2 bases in 1 codon): MLTPVDEESEPSEDHTLDFSIRATQSALEEKPLSSMSAQSSVVSEPTSDQQLLSHNSHEAESQDQKGGEPGDSGSTRDAEPEQQNQHHKSKRHTNNVYNPTTATIHRKTHTGTKSFKCDTCQKAFEYKSQFQRHLVIHTGEKPYICKTCGKEFRLNAPLKRHMRKHTGEKLYLCKTCGKTLCDLSSLKRHTRIHTGEKSFTCKTCGKDFRLNDSLIIHMRIHTGEKPYLCKTCGKRFRFNSALTKHMRTHTGEKPYLCMTCRKSFGDSSSLTRHMRIHTNEKSYACKTCGKDFGSSSYLKDHENXHTGEKPYICKTCGMDFRSTCNLKFHERKHTGEKPHHCSTEDPVLVTKNV; this comes from the exons ATGCTGACTCCTGTTGATGAGGAAAGTGAGCCCAGTGAAGACCACACTCTGGACTTTAGTATCCGTGCAACTCAGAGTGCGCTGGAGGAAAAGCCTTTAAGCTCCATGTCAGCTCAAAGCTCTGTAGTATCAGAACCAACCAGtgaccagcagctcctctctcacAACTCTCATGAAGCTGAAAGCCAAGATCAGAAAGGAGGCGAGCCTGGAGACTCAGGATCAACTAGAGATGCAGAACCAGAACAACAGAACCAACATCACAAAAGCAAACGCCACACTAACAATGTATATAACCCAACTACGGCAACGATTCACCGTAAAACTCACACAGGTACAAAGTCTTTCAAATGTGACACGTGTCAGAAAGCTTTCGAATATAAGTCACAGTTTCAGAGACACCTGGTaatccacacaggtgagaagccgtatATCTGCAAGACCTGCGGGAAAGAGTTCAGACTTAATGCTCCCTTGAAACGCCACATGAgaaaacacacaggtgagaagctgTACCTCTGCAAGACCTGTGGGAAAACATTATGTGACCTTTCATCACTGAAAAGACATACAagaatccacacaggtgagaagtcgtttacttgtaaaacatgtgggaaagatttCAGACTTAATGATAGCTTGATAATccacatgagaatccacacaggtgagaagccgtacCTCTGCAAGACCTGCGGGAAAAGATTCCGTTTCAATTCAGCATTGACTAAACACATGAGAactcacacaggtgagaagccgtacCTTTGCATGACCTGCAGGAAAAGTTTCGGTGACAGTTCATCACTTACAAGGCATATGAGAATCCACACAAATGAGAAGTCATATgcttgcaaaacatgtgggaaagatttCGGAAGTAGCAGTTACTTGAAAGACCACgagaa ccacacaggtgagaagccgtatatttgcaaaacatgtgggatGGATTTCAGATCTACCTGTAACTTGAAATTCCACGAGAGGAagcacacaggtgagaagccgcaTCACTGCAGCACAGAGGATCCAGTTTTAGTCACAAAAAATGTTTAG